The Streptomyces sp. NBC_00670 genome window below encodes:
- the pspAB gene encoding PspA-associated protein PspAB, with product MGFLDILLGRTRPVAPDLDQLFALPAAAVTLEAGAGFTPTGEGAVCFATVEGAAFEQTHREVRALLDADAERMGAGVELRRDEYGYSWLVSRRGVGEVASVVNDVHAVNSAMEVNGFGPQLLCSVVGFREAGVEAEAGAGRRLGLVYLFKRGTFYPFAPVGGERRDTALELRVRGVLAGELRMESDLGRWFPLWGAPGL from the coding sequence GTGGGGTTTCTCGACATCCTGCTCGGGCGGACCAGGCCGGTCGCGCCGGATCTCGATCAGCTGTTCGCCTTGCCGGCGGCGGCGGTGACGTTGGAGGCGGGGGCCGGGTTCACCCCTACGGGGGAAGGGGCCGTGTGTTTCGCGACGGTCGAGGGGGCGGCGTTCGAGCAGACGCACCGGGAGGTGCGGGCGTTGCTGGACGCGGATGCGGAGCGGATGGGGGCGGGGGTGGAGCTGCGGCGGGACGAGTACGGGTACTCGTGGCTCGTCTCGCGGCGGGGGGTCGGGGAGGTGGCGTCGGTGGTGAATGACGTGCATGCGGTGAACAGTGCGATGGAGGTGAACGGGTTCGGGCCGCAGTTGTTGTGCTCGGTGGTGGGGTTTCGCGAGGCAGGGGTGGAGGCCGAGGCCGGGGCGGGGCGGCGGCTGGGGCTGGTGTATCTGTTCAAGCGGGGGACGTTCTACCCGTTCGCGCCGGTGGGGGGTGAGCGGCGGGACACGGCGTTGGAGCTGCGGGTGCGGGGGGTGCTGGCGGGTGAGCTGCGGATGGAGTCCGACCTGGGGCGCTGGTTCCCGCTGTGGGGCGCGCCGGGTCTGTGA
- a CDS encoding alpha-N-acetylglucosaminidase, translating to MDSSNLPSRRTVLGTAGVLGLGTALSTTVPAHAAGAPGGGPAFDTAPARSALNRLLPDHAGQFHLTPLRPSGGHDRFQVTGTTGRIGVAGTSPAVLLHGVHWYLKYVCGAHLAWNGSQLDLPHRLPAPARLVGRSSALPHRFALNDTNDGYTAPYADWSYWEHEIDLLAAHGCNEVMVIAGMEAVYHRVLKDFGYSDAEARAWLPAPSHQPWWLLQNLYGYGGPLSPELIAKRAALGRRIADRLRSLGMRPVLPGYYGHVPKGFVDRNGGDAHVVPQGTWHGFDRPDWLDPRTDAFAKVAASFYRHQQDVFGTAAHFKMDLLHEGGTAGDVPVPDAARGVEKALRTARPGATWVILGWEANPLPELLDAVDKERMLIVDGVSDRYTSVTDREKDWGGTPYAFGTIPNFGGRTTLGARAHIWQEKFFAWRDKPNSALAGTAYLPEATDRDPAAFELFSELAWTDDVIDRAQWFASYADLRYGGRDAGARRAWRALHDTAYQQHAGERSDPHDSLFCARPDLSATRAARYAPSALTYDPARFDAALAGLLAVAGHRRGSAAYRYDLVDVARQALAHRSRQYLPQLKAAFDREDAATFKALAKQWLALMRLSDDVTGTHPAFLLGPWIDDARRLATNTDERAEFERTAKVLLTVWGDRDTSDAGSLHEYANREWHGLLADFYLPRWRKWLDACEDALAAGTQPAAVDWFAFEEPWTRERKDYPLRPVGDAYRTAARVRDVLARAPYQGALEVSADPVAFPPGGHARVTAVFRNVNGLRGTGRVDFALTGIDAEPEGAGSLSGVPAGGSGTVRWRASAPGTPLEEPLRALPYSLAVTYGPRGEQRVTSRFDGTLFEAGPLAEGWRTYTNNDAVFGQLGERFAIDGGGADLWKGTSEFGTAYREGALRDGVSATVRVDAQAATGAWARAGIVARDALATAGARGFVNLAVTPSNGVVLSYDANGDGTLDTYRRVTGVKAPVLLRLTRDGDAFLGEFSTDGGSSWRTVATVPVPGVGAVQDVGLFMTATNGGDGGRGTVQFSSWGLA from the coding sequence ATGGACTCATCGAACCTTCCGTCGCGACGTACGGTGCTGGGCACGGCCGGTGTCCTCGGCCTCGGAACCGCCTTGAGCACGACGGTTCCGGCCCACGCCGCCGGGGCCCCCGGCGGGGGCCCCGCCTTCGATACGGCTCCGGCGCGCTCCGCGCTCAATCGGCTGCTGCCCGATCACGCCGGACAGTTCCACCTGACGCCCCTGCGCCCCTCGGGCGGGCACGACCGCTTCCAGGTCACCGGCACCACCGGACGGATCGGCGTGGCCGGCACGTCACCCGCCGTACTGCTGCACGGGGTGCACTGGTACCTCAAGTACGTGTGCGGGGCCCACCTCGCCTGGAACGGCAGCCAGTTGGACCTGCCGCACCGGCTGCCCGCGCCCGCCCGCCTCGTCGGGAGATCGAGCGCGCTCCCCCACCGGTTCGCGCTCAACGACACCAACGACGGCTACACCGCCCCCTACGCCGACTGGTCGTACTGGGAGCACGAGATCGACCTGCTCGCCGCGCACGGCTGCAACGAGGTCATGGTGATCGCCGGGATGGAGGCCGTCTACCACCGGGTCCTGAAGGACTTCGGCTACAGCGACGCCGAGGCCCGCGCCTGGCTCCCGGCCCCCTCCCACCAGCCGTGGTGGCTGCTGCAGAACCTGTACGGCTACGGCGGCCCCCTCTCCCCCGAACTGATCGCGAAGCGGGCCGCGCTGGGCCGCCGGATCGCCGACCGGCTGCGCTCCCTCGGCATGCGTCCCGTCCTGCCCGGCTACTACGGCCACGTCCCCAAGGGCTTCGTGGACCGCAACGGCGGCGACGCGCACGTCGTCCCGCAGGGCACCTGGCACGGCTTCGACCGCCCCGACTGGCTGGATCCGCGCACGGACGCCTTCGCGAAGGTCGCCGCCTCCTTCTACCGCCACCAGCAGGACGTCTTCGGCACCGCCGCCCACTTCAAGATGGACCTGCTGCACGAGGGCGGCACCGCGGGCGACGTCCCCGTGCCCGACGCGGCGCGCGGCGTCGAGAAGGCGCTGCGCACCGCCCGCCCCGGCGCCACCTGGGTGATCCTCGGCTGGGAGGCCAACCCGCTGCCCGAACTCCTCGACGCCGTCGACAAGGAGAGGATGCTCATCGTCGACGGCGTCTCGGACCGCTACACGAGCGTCACCGACCGCGAGAAGGACTGGGGCGGCACGCCGTACGCGTTCGGCACCATCCCCAACTTCGGCGGCCGCACCACGCTCGGCGCCCGCGCCCACATCTGGCAGGAGAAGTTCTTCGCCTGGCGCGACAAGCCCAACAGCGCGCTCGCCGGCACGGCCTACCTTCCGGAGGCCACCGACCGCGACCCGGCCGCCTTCGAACTCTTCTCCGAACTGGCCTGGACCGACGACGTGATCGACCGCGCGCAGTGGTTCGCCTCCTACGCCGACCTCCGCTACGGCGGCCGGGACGCGGGCGCCCGCCGGGCCTGGCGGGCGCTGCACGACACCGCGTACCAGCAGCACGCGGGCGAGCGCAGCGACCCGCACGACTCCCTCTTCTGCGCCCGCCCCGACCTGTCCGCCACCCGTGCCGCCCGGTACGCGCCCAGCGCCCTCACCTACGACCCGGCCCGCTTCGACGCCGCCCTCGCCGGGCTCCTCGCGGTCGCCGGTCACCGGCGGGGCAGCGCGGCCTACCGCTACGACCTGGTCGACGTGGCCCGGCAGGCGCTCGCGCACCGCAGCCGCCAGTACCTTCCGCAGCTCAAGGCGGCCTTCGACCGCGAGGACGCCGCCACGTTCAAGGCACTCGCCAAGCAGTGGCTCGCGCTGATGCGGCTGTCCGACGACGTCACCGGCACGCATCCGGCGTTCCTGCTGGGTCCCTGGATCGACGACGCGCGCCGCCTCGCCACCAACACGGACGAGCGCGCCGAGTTCGAACGCACCGCCAAGGTGCTGCTGACGGTGTGGGGCGACCGGGACACCTCCGACGCGGGCAGCCTGCACGAGTACGCCAACCGCGAGTGGCACGGTCTGCTCGCCGACTTCTACCTCCCGCGCTGGCGGAAGTGGCTGGACGCGTGCGAGGACGCGCTCGCCGCCGGGACACAGCCGGCGGCGGTGGACTGGTTCGCGTTCGAGGAGCCCTGGACCCGGGAGCGCAAGGACTATCCGCTGCGGCCGGTGGGCGACGCGTACCGGACCGCCGCGCGGGTGCGGGACGTGCTGGCGCGGGCGCCGTACCAGGGGGCGCTGGAGGTGTCCGCCGACCCGGTCGCCTTCCCGCCCGGCGGGCACGCGCGCGTGACGGCCGTCTTCCGCAACGTCAACGGGCTGCGCGGCACCGGGCGCGTCGACTTCGCGCTCACCGGAATCGACGCGGAGCCGGAGGGTGCCGGGTCGCTGAGCGGGGTGCCGGCGGGCGGGAGCGGCACGGTGCGGTGGCGCGCGAGCGCGCCGGGGACGCCGCTGGAGGAGCCGCTGCGGGCGCTGCCGTACTCCCTCGCCGTGACGTACGGGCCGCGCGGGGAGCAGCGGGTGACCTCCCGCTTCGACGGCACGCTCTTCGAGGCGGGGCCGCTGGCGGAGGGGTGGCGGACGTACACGAACAACGACGCCGTCTTCGGGCAGCTCGGCGAGCGCTTCGCGATCGACGGGGGTGGGGCCGACCTGTGGAAGGGCACGAGTGAGTTCGGCACGGCGTACCGGGAGGGGGCGCTGCGGGACGGGGTGTCGGCGACGGTGCGGGTCGATGCGCAGGCGGCGACGGGGGCGTGGGCGCGGGCCGGGATCGTCGCGCGCGACGCGCTGGCGACGGCGGGGGCACGGGGGTTCGTCAACCTGGCGGTGACGCCGTCGAACGGGGTGGTGTTGTCGTACGACGCGAACGGGGACGGCACGCTGGACACCTACCGGAGGGTGACGGGGGTGAAGGCGCCGGTGCTGCTGCGGCTGACGCGCGACGGGGACGCGTTCCTGGGTGAGTTCTCGACGGACGGGGGTTCGTCCTGGCGGACGGTGGCGACGGTACCGGTCCCCGGCGTCGGGGCCGTTCAGGACGTCGGCCTCTTCATGACGGCGACGAACGGCGGCGACGGGGGGCGGGGCACGGTCCAGTTCTCCTCGTGGGGGCTTGCGTAG
- a CDS encoding DUF1996 domain-containing protein has protein sequence MGRNTRKRRSSLATKAIAASAALALGGGGLIWANFYASAHEENSGQNRTKAAGAQVATISCPDVGQKLTDVPGRAKANVDKELANLDKQITEAYARLASTRRAQTNDANFVQNAILGPLKDKRSAVIGRIKTDFRRVGGTAPGSLDSMAPCTGTPADQTNAGGTGDGQNGDGQNGGQDQNGGQDQGGQDQNGDGRQQAGNGGQGGNGPVAADFVDITKVQPNVSKKAKTRKAGRSGRGGRNSTRGASTGTFTVDCGVNENKNYNTDNVIVAPGVTNGAHHTHDYVGNQDVNAFSNNDTFAAADTSCDEQGDRSSYYWPVMRVQDGTQEFDQNNDGGGKEGNVGKILTAKQAEITYVGSATSKVVGMPKFLRIITGDAKAFTNGPANANAHFSCTGFEDKVQLTDKYPICPEGSDVVRSFAFQSCWDGQNTDSANHRAHVAFADANGNCANGFKAIPQLTMRLVYEVPTPTIENGQVKNAYAVDGFPEQLHKPINDHDDFISVMDDSLMNKVVNCINSGRKCT, from the coding sequence ATGGGACGCAACACAAGAAAACGCCGCTCGTCGCTGGCCACCAAGGCCATAGCCGCATCGGCGGCCCTAGCGCTCGGTGGGGGCGGGCTGATCTGGGCGAACTTCTATGCTTCTGCGCACGAGGAGAACTCGGGCCAGAACCGGACCAAGGCCGCCGGAGCACAGGTGGCCACGATCTCCTGCCCGGACGTCGGCCAGAAGCTGACCGACGTGCCGGGGCGGGCGAAGGCCAATGTCGACAAGGAGCTGGCGAACCTCGACAAGCAGATCACCGAGGCGTACGCGCGGCTCGCGTCGACGCGTCGGGCGCAGACGAACGACGCCAACTTCGTGCAGAACGCGATCCTCGGCCCGCTGAAGGACAAGCGGTCCGCGGTGATCGGGCGCATCAAGACCGACTTCAGGCGGGTCGGCGGCACCGCGCCCGGTTCGCTGGACTCCATGGCGCCCTGCACCGGCACGCCCGCCGACCAGACCAACGCGGGCGGCACCGGCGACGGCCAGAACGGTGACGGGCAGAACGGCGGCCAGGACCAGAACGGCGGTCAGGATCAGGGCGGCCAGGACCAGAACGGCGACGGCCGCCAGCAGGCCGGCAACGGCGGTCAGGGCGGCAACGGCCCGGTGGCCGCGGACTTCGTCGACATCACCAAGGTCCAGCCCAACGTCTCGAAGAAGGCCAAGACCCGCAAGGCCGGACGGTCCGGCCGGGGCGGCCGCAACAGCACCCGGGGCGCGTCGACCGGCACGTTCACCGTCGACTGCGGGGTGAACGAGAACAAGAACTACAACACCGACAACGTGATCGTCGCCCCCGGCGTCACCAACGGCGCGCACCACACCCACGACTACGTCGGCAACCAGGACGTCAACGCCTTCTCGAACAACGACACGTTCGCGGCGGCCGACACCTCCTGCGACGAGCAGGGCGACAGGTCCTCGTACTACTGGCCGGTGATGCGTGTGCAGGACGGCACGCAGGAGTTCGACCAGAACAACGACGGCGGCGGCAAGGAGGGCAACGTCGGCAAGATCCTCACCGCCAAGCAGGCCGAGATCACCTACGTCGGCAGCGCCACCTCCAAGGTCGTCGGCATGCCGAAGTTCCTGCGCATCATCACCGGTGACGCCAAGGCCTTCACCAACGGCCCCGCGAACGCCAACGCGCACTTCAGCTGCACCGGCTTCGAGGACAAGGTCCAGCTCACGGACAAGTACCCGATCTGCCCCGAAGGCAGTGACGTGGTCCGCTCGTTCGCCTTCCAGAGCTGCTGGGACGGCCAGAACACCGACAGCGCCAACCACCGCGCGCACGTGGCCTTCGCCGACGCGAACGGCAACTGCGCCAACGGCTTCAAGGCCATCCCGCAGCTGACGATGCGCCTGGTGTACGAGGTTCCCACCCCGACGATCGAGAACGGTCAGGTGAAGAACGCCTACGCGGTCGACGGATTCCCGGAGCAGCTGCACAAGCCGATCAACGACCACGACGACTTCATCAGCGTCATGGACGACAGCCTGATGAACAAGGTGGTGAACTGCATCAACTCCGGGCGGAAGTGCACGTGA
- a CDS encoding arsenate reductase family protein, whose protein sequence is MEIWINPACSKCRSALTLLDAEGADYTVRRYLEDVPSEDEIRQVLQRLGLEPWDITRTGEAEAGELGVKDWPKDPASRDRWVRALAEHPKLIQRPIITADDGTAVVARTEDAVRDALSR, encoded by the coding sequence ATGGAGATCTGGATCAACCCCGCCTGTTCCAAGTGCCGCAGCGCGCTCACCCTGCTCGACGCCGAGGGCGCCGACTACACCGTCCGCCGTTACCTGGAGGACGTACCGAGCGAGGACGAGATCCGTCAGGTGCTCCAGCGCCTCGGGCTCGAACCGTGGGACATCACACGGACCGGCGAGGCCGAGGCCGGGGAACTCGGCGTCAAGGACTGGCCGAAGGACCCGGCGTCCCGCGACCGCTGGGTGCGGGCGCTCGCGGAGCACCCGAAGCTGATCCAGCGGCCGATCATCACCGCCGACGACGGCACCGCCGTGGTCGCCCGCACCGAGGACGCCGTACGCGACGCGCTGTCACGCTGA
- a CDS encoding NAD-dependent epimerase/dehydratase family protein, protein MRLLMLGGTEFVGRAVVEAAVRRGWEVTLFHRGRNDVPRGARALLGDRTAPDGLAALAGGAWDAVVDTWSGAPRAVRETARLLSGRAGRYAYVSSCSVYEWPRPAGFAEDMPAVDGADAGAERTDYARDKRGGELAAVESFGADASLLVRAGLILGPYENVGRLPWWLHRIARGGDVLAPGPRELAVPYVDARDLSEWLLSAVERGSSGPYNVAGTRDRATMGELLDACVRVTGGTARLRWTAPEAVLAAGIEPWTQLPVWVPHGSELETSVYSMDVSRAVREGLRHREVAETVADTWAWLRTLDGPAPRRTDRPGVGLDPAVEARVLAASSGTAEA, encoded by the coding sequence ATGAGACTGCTGATGCTGGGCGGGACGGAATTCGTGGGCCGGGCCGTGGTGGAGGCGGCGGTGCGCCGCGGCTGGGAGGTGACCCTCTTCCACCGGGGCCGCAACGACGTACCGCGGGGCGCGCGTGCACTGCTCGGCGACCGTACCGCGCCCGACGGGCTCGCCGCGCTGGCCGGCGGCGCCTGGGACGCGGTCGTCGACACCTGGTCGGGCGCACCGCGCGCCGTACGGGAGACGGCCCGGCTGCTGTCGGGGCGGGCCGGCCGCTACGCGTACGTGTCGAGCTGCTCGGTGTACGAGTGGCCGCGCCCCGCCGGCTTCGCCGAGGACATGCCGGCGGTGGACGGCGCCGACGCCGGTGCGGAACGGACCGACTACGCCCGGGACAAGCGGGGCGGCGAGTTGGCGGCGGTCGAGTCGTTCGGCGCGGACGCCTCGCTGCTCGTCCGGGCCGGGCTGATCCTCGGCCCGTACGAGAACGTCGGCCGGCTGCCGTGGTGGCTGCACCGCATCGCCCGGGGCGGTGACGTACTCGCCCCGGGCCCAAGGGAGTTGGCGGTGCCGTATGTGGACGCCCGGGACCTCTCCGAGTGGCTGCTGTCGGCCGTCGAACGGGGGTCGAGCGGGCCGTACAACGTGGCGGGGACGCGGGACCGGGCCACCATGGGCGAGCTGCTGGACGCCTGCGTCCGGGTGACGGGCGGCACGGCACGGCTGCGCTGGACCGCGCCCGAGGCGGTCCTCGCGGCCGGGATCGAGCCCTGGACGCAGCTCCCGGTGTGGGTGCCGCACGGGAGCGAGCTGGAGACCTCGGTCTACTCGATGGACGTCTCCCGAGCGGTGCGCGAGGGGCTGCGGCACCGCGAGGTCGCCGAGACGGTCGCCGACACGTGGGCGTGGCTGCGCACCCTGGACGGACCCGCGCCACGGCGCACGGACCGGCCGGGGGTGGGCCTGGATCCGGCGGTGGAGGCGAGGGTGCTGGCGGCCTCGTCGGGCACCGCCGAAGCCTGA
- a CDS encoding winged helix-turn-helix domain-containing protein, with product MATTRSLSTASSVTATAAQRHRLRAVDRDEVVEIADLLPPGATWLPAPPHTLPTLPGRPPMVGYLVLVPAGQQPPFAPAAVPDTPERPAPDAAPEPSEPSGTPLVRIDPVRRTAEVAGRPLDLTYLEFELLAHLVAHPHRVHTRDQLVTTVWGYGHVGDGRTVDVHVARLRRKLGAEHRAAIQTVRRVGYKYAPPTGG from the coding sequence ATGGCGACCACCCGTTCCCTCTCCACCGCCTCCTCCGTCACCGCCACCGCCGCCCAGCGCCACCGGCTGCGCGCCGTCGACCGGGACGAGGTGGTCGAGATCGCCGACTTGCTGCCGCCCGGCGCCACCTGGCTGCCCGCTCCCCCGCACACCCTCCCGACGCTGCCGGGCCGGCCGCCGATGGTCGGCTATCTGGTCCTCGTCCCGGCCGGACAGCAGCCGCCGTTCGCCCCCGCCGCGGTACCCGACACCCCGGAGCGCCCGGCCCCCGACGCCGCCCCGGAGCCGAGCGAGCCGTCCGGCACCCCGCTGGTCCGCATCGACCCGGTGCGCCGCACCGCCGAGGTCGCCGGACGCCCGCTCGACCTGACCTACCTGGAGTTCGAACTGCTGGCGCACCTCGTCGCGCACCCCCACCGGGTGCACACGCGGGACCAGCTCGTCACCACCGTGTGGGGCTATGGGCACGTGGGCGACGGCCGCACCGTCGACGTCCACGTCGCCCGGCTGCGGCGCAAGCTGGGCGCGGAGCACCGCGCGGCGATCCAGACGGTCCGCCGCGTGGGCTACAAGTACGCCCCGCCCACCGGCGGCTGA
- the glnII gene encoding glutamine synthetase — protein MTFKAEYIWIDGTEPTAKLRSKTRIMASSEKTSTAADLPYWGFDGSSTNQAEGHASDRVLKPVFVCPDPIRGGEDILVLCEVLNTDLTPHESNTRAALAETAERFAAQEPIFGIEQEYTFFKGSRPLGFPEGGFPAAQGGYYCGVGSDEIFGRDVVEAHLENCLRAGLGISGINAEVMPGQWEFQVGPLAPLEVSDQLWVARWLLYRTAEDFEVSATLDPKPVKGDWNGAGAHTNFSTKAMREGYDAIITACESLGEGSKPMDHVKNYGAGIDDRLTGLHETAPWNEYSYGVSDRGASVRIPWQVEQDRKGYIEDRRPNANVDPYVVTRLLVDTCCTALEKVGQV, from the coding sequence GTGACCTTCAAGGCTGAGTACATCTGGATCGACGGCACCGAGCCGACCGCCAAGCTCCGGTCCAAGACCAGGATCATGGCCTCCTCCGAGAAGACGTCCACCGCCGCCGACCTGCCGTACTGGGGCTTCGACGGGTCCTCCACCAACCAGGCCGAGGGCCACGCCTCGGACCGCGTGCTCAAGCCCGTCTTCGTCTGTCCCGACCCGATCCGCGGCGGCGAAGACATCCTGGTGCTGTGCGAGGTGCTCAACACGGACCTGACGCCGCACGAGTCCAACACCCGTGCCGCACTGGCCGAGACCGCGGAGCGGTTCGCCGCGCAGGAGCCGATCTTCGGCATCGAGCAGGAGTACACGTTCTTCAAGGGCTCCCGCCCGCTCGGCTTCCCCGAGGGCGGCTTCCCGGCCGCGCAGGGCGGCTACTACTGCGGCGTCGGCTCGGACGAGATCTTCGGCCGTGACGTCGTCGAGGCGCACCTGGAGAACTGCCTCAGGGCCGGCCTCGGCATCTCCGGCATCAACGCCGAGGTCATGCCCGGCCAGTGGGAGTTCCAGGTCGGCCCGCTGGCCCCGCTGGAGGTCTCCGACCAGCTGTGGGTGGCCCGCTGGCTGCTCTACCGCACCGCCGAGGACTTCGAGGTCTCCGCCACCCTCGACCCCAAGCCGGTCAAGGGCGACTGGAACGGCGCGGGCGCGCACACCAACTTCTCGACGAAGGCCATGCGCGAGGGGTACGACGCGATCATCACGGCGTGCGAGTCGCTCGGCGAGGGTTCCAAGCCGATGGACCACGTCAAGAACTACGGCGCCGGGATCGACGACCGCCTCACCGGTCTGCACGAGACGGCCCCGTGGAACGAGTACTCCTACGGCGTCTCCGACCGCGGCGCCTCGGTCCGCATCCCCTGGCAGGTCGAGCAGGACCGCAAGGGGTACATCGAGGACCGCCGCCCGAACGCCAACGTCGACCCGTACGTGGTGACGCGGCTGCTGGTCGACACGTGCTGCACGGCGCTGGAGAAGGTCGGCCAGGTCTGA
- the glnA gene encoding type I glutamate--ammonia ligase, which translates to MFQNADEAKKFIADEDVKFVDVRFCDLPGVMQHFTIPAEAFDPAEELAFDGSSIRGFQAIHESDMALRADLSTARVDPFRRDKTVNINFFIHDPITGEQYSRDPRNVAKKAEAYLASTGIADTAYFGPEAEFYVFDSVRFRTAENESFYHIDSEAGAWNTGAVEDNRGYKVRYKGGYFPVPPVDHFADLRAEISLELQRSGLQLERLHHEVGTAGQAEINYKFNTLLAAADDLQLFKYIVKNVAWRNGKTATFMPKPIFGDNGSGMHVHQSLWAGGDPLFYDEAGYAGLSDTARYYIGGILKHAPSLLAFTNPTVNSYHRLVPGFEAPVNLVYSQRNRSAAMRIPITGSNAKAKRVEFRAPDSSGNPYLAFSALLLAGLDGIKNKIEPAEPIDKDLYELAPEEHAGVAQVPTSLGAVLDRLEADHEFLLQGDVFTSDLIETWIDFKRTHEIAPLQLRPHPHEFELYFDV; encoded by the coding sequence ATGTTCCAGAACGCCGACGAGGCCAAGAAGTTCATCGCGGACGAGGACGTCAAGTTCGTCGATGTCCGGTTCTGCGACCTGCCGGGTGTGATGCAGCACTTCACGATCCCGGCCGAGGCCTTCGACCCGGCCGAGGAGCTCGCGTTCGACGGCTCCTCGATCCGCGGCTTCCAGGCCATCCACGAGTCGGACATGGCACTCCGCGCCGACCTGTCCACCGCGCGCGTCGACCCGTTCCGCCGCGACAAGACGGTCAACATCAACTTCTTCATCCACGACCCGATCACGGGCGAGCAGTACTCCCGCGACCCGCGCAACGTGGCCAAGAAGGCCGAGGCGTACCTCGCCTCCACCGGCATCGCAGACACCGCGTACTTCGGCCCGGAGGCCGAGTTCTACGTGTTCGACAGCGTCCGCTTCCGGACCGCCGAGAACGAGTCCTTCTACCACATCGACTCCGAGGCCGGCGCCTGGAACACCGGCGCGGTCGAGGACAACCGCGGCTACAAGGTCCGCTACAAGGGCGGCTACTTCCCGGTCCCGCCGGTCGACCACTTCGCCGACCTGCGCGCCGAGATCTCCCTGGAGCTGCAGCGCTCCGGCCTCCAGTTGGAGCGGCTGCACCACGAGGTGGGCACCGCGGGCCAGGCCGAGATCAACTACAAGTTCAACACGCTGCTCGCCGCCGCGGACGACCTCCAGCTCTTCAAGTACATCGTGAAGAACGTCGCCTGGCGCAACGGCAAGACCGCGACCTTCATGCCGAAGCCAATCTTCGGCGACAACGGCTCGGGCATGCACGTCCACCAGTCCCTGTGGGCGGGCGGCGACCCGCTGTTCTACGACGAGGCCGGGTACGCGGGCCTGTCGGACACCGCCCGCTACTACATCGGCGGCATCCTCAAGCACGCCCCGTCGCTGCTGGCCTTCACCAACCCGACGGTGAACTCCTACCACCGTCTGGTGCCGGGCTTCGAGGCGCCGGTCAACCTGGTGTACTCGCAGCGCAACCGCTCCGCGGCCATGCGCATCCCGATCACGGGTTCGAACGCCAAGGCCAAGCGCGTCGAGTTCCGTGCCCCGGACTCCTCCGGCAACCCCTACCTCGCCTTCTCGGCGCTGCTGCTCGCGGGCCTGGACGGCATCAAGAACAAGATCGAGCCGGCCGAGCCGATCGACAAGGACCTCTACGAGCTGGCCCCCGAGGAGCACGCGGGCGTCGCCCAGGTCCCCACCTCCCTCGGCGCCGTCCTCGACCGCCTGGAGGCCGACCACGAGTTCCTCCTCCAGGGCGACGTCTTCACGTCCGACCTGATCGAGACGTGGATCGACTTCAAGCGCACCCACGAGATCGCCCCGCTCCAGCTCCGCCCGCACCCGCACGAGTTCGAGCTGTACTTCGACGTGTGA
- the htpX gene encoding zinc metalloprotease HtpX, producing MRSRFHSDRRLTVRMTVTMFLLGLLYVAFVAALVVLLKSWVLVVVIAAAVLGAQYWFSDRIALYSMHGRVVEREEYPELHGVVDRLCAVADMPKPLVAVSNMDMPNAFATGRNADHAVVCVTTGLLRRLEPAELEGVLAHELSHVAHKDVAVITIASFLGVLAGLVVRFAFYSELFGRGRRDQNTLAVLGIVMGVSAAVYALSFVLIRALSRYRELAADRAAALLTGRPSALAAALTKVDGDIARIPSEDLRTAQAFNAFYFTPAFGKGAGFARLFSTHPSLEQRLEQLGRISAELGETGRVG from the coding sequence ATGCGGAGCCGGTTCCACAGTGATCGGCGGCTGACCGTGCGGATGACGGTCACGATGTTCCTGCTGGGATTGCTGTACGTGGCCTTCGTGGCCGCGTTGGTCGTGCTGCTGAAGTCGTGGGTGCTGGTCGTGGTGATCGCGGCGGCGGTGCTCGGGGCGCAGTACTGGTTCTCCGACCGGATCGCGCTGTACTCGATGCACGGGCGGGTCGTGGAGCGCGAGGAGTATCCGGAGCTGCACGGGGTCGTGGACCGGCTGTGCGCCGTCGCGGACATGCCGAAGCCGCTCGTCGCGGTCTCCAACATGGACATGCCGAACGCGTTCGCGACCGGGCGGAACGCCGATCACGCCGTGGTGTGCGTGACCACGGGGCTGCTGCGGCGGCTGGAGCCCGCGGAGCTGGAGGGCGTCCTCGCGCACGAGCTGTCGCACGTGGCGCACAAGGACGTCGCCGTGATCACGATCGCGTCGTTCCTCGGAGTGCTCGCCGGGCTGGTGGTGCGGTTCGCCTTCTACTCGGAGCTGTTCGGGCGGGGCCGGCGGGACCAGAACACGCTGGCCGTGCTCGGCATCGTGATGGGCGTCTCGGCGGCGGTGTACGCGCTGAGCTTCGTCCTCATCCGTGCACTGTCCCGGTACCGGGAGCTGGCCGCGGACCGGGCCGCCGCGCTGCTCACCGGGCGGCCCTCGGCGCTGGCCGCCGCGCTGACCAAGGTCGACGGGGACATCGCGCGCATCCCCAGTGAGGATCTGCGGACCGCGCAGGCCTTCAACGCGTTCTACTTCACCCCCGCGTTCGGCAAGGGCGCGGGGTTCGCCCGGCTGTTCTCCACCCATCCGAGTCTGGAGCAGCGGCTGGAGCAGTTGGGCCGGATCTCGGCGGAGCTGGGCGAGACCGGGAGGGTGGGCTGA